The Chryseolinea soli nucleotide sequence TTTACCATGGAGTCTTGCAATATAGCAGTTTCAACGGCGCGCTCCGACAGAGTTTACACGACGGTGTCAGAAATACGGAGACGTTCTCTTCGTGTCTGCTAACGCATCGCTCAAAGGATGCTGGAGGCCTGGTCGCTTACACCGGAAACCGTGATACGATCATTGATCGCTTTCAGTGAATGGACGAATCCCATCTTATCCTTCGGGGAAATGATGACGTGACGCAATCCATTCCCATAGATGATCTCCATCCTGTCCAACGACAAGGCAGGAGCGCTTATCGGATTCCGTGTCTTGCTCACCCTGGTGATTCTTAAGATGTCGACGTCGATACGGATAATAAACGCACATCGTATTTCAAGAACATGACCCTGAATTCTATAATGCGTACCAAAAAGAAAGGGAAGAGCAATGACCGAGGCGAGAATCAATCCCACGATAAGCCCATTCGGGTCGAACGGTGTTATGATCAAAGGCAGGAGAATGGGGAGGGCGATCGCTGCACATAGGATCAATCCAACTTTTGATTGGTAAGTTTTTCTCATCTGTAAATGTGTTCAGGGCTCCAATATAAACAAGAGCGTCAAATCAAATAGGCCGCTCGATATTAAATATTTCTTTACGTTCAATGATGTTTTATCGCGCCATCACAAAGCCCGGCCCATGCAGCACCACACCACTTCGTGTTCCCGTATGTTTTCCTTCGTCCACTACCAGTTGACCGTTCACGATCACATAACGAAACCCGGTTGAATAAACGTGTGGCATACTAAATGTGCTTTCATCGCCCACAGTCTTCTCATCAAACACCACCAGGTCGGCAGCCATGCCTTCGCGCAAGAGACCGCGGTCGCGAAGTTGAAATTTCTGGGCGGGCAGCGAGGTCATGCGGCGCACCGCTTCTTCCAGGGGGATCACCTTTTGGTCGCGGACATAGCGTCCCAACACGCGCGCGTTTGTGCCATATCCACGGGGGTGGGGCACGCCCGAACCAAAACGAATAATGCCGGCGTCGGAAGCAAACATGTTGAAGGGATACTTCATGATGTTCCTCAGATCGTCTTCGTTCATGCTAAAGAACACCATTTGTGCGCCGCCTTTGTCGATCATCTCCAGGATGGTCTCCGCTTCTTCCACGGCTTTGGCTTTGCGTCCCTTTGCGAGATTTACTTCCGAAATGTTTTTACCATTCATCAAGGTGTCGGCGCTGTAGCGCGCCACCACGGCATAGCTATAACTTTTCAATTGTTTGCCTTTCAAGGTTGCCAGCATTTCAGTTTTTATTTTCTGATGGATCGTCGCATTGTTCAATCGAAAATGAAGTGAGTCGGTGCCACCGGAAAAAGCCCACGTAGGCAAAACGGTGTTCAACGAAGTGCTACTGGCCACATACGGATATTGATCCACTGTAACATCAATGCCTTCACGCCGCGCTTGCTCCACCTGTGCCAGTGTGTTTGCCGAGCGTCCCCAATTGGGTTTGTAGGTAACTTTGAAGTGCGAGATCTCCACGGGCATATGCGCTTGTCGTCCGATATTGATAGCTTCCTCGATGGCCTGTGTCACATGGTCGCCTTCATCGCGAATGTGCGACGCATACACGCCGTTATACAACGACGCAGCCTTCGCCAAGCCAATCACCTCGGGTGTTTTGGAATAGGTGCCGGGCACATAAATGAGACCCGTGGAAAAACCAACGGCGCCATCTTTCATGGCCTGCTCCACCAAGGCTTCCATCTTCTTTTGTTCTTCGGGCGAAGGGTCGCGTTGGGTATCGCCCATCACGGCACGCCGCACGCTGTTGTGACCAATGAGCGTGGCTACGTTCACAGACGTTTTCACACTATCGAGTTGCCCGAAGTAGCGGGCCAGCTCGGTGTTGGATGAGCCACAATTGCCGGTCACCACCGACGTGACACCATCATAAATGAAGTTGCCCGCAGTGGGCACCGTCAGGTCATTGCCTTCGATGTGGGTGTGCACATCGATGAAACCCGGCGCCACGACCAGCCCTTTCACGTCCAGCACCTTGCGGGCCTGAGCGGCATTGAGCTTACCCACAGCCACGATCTTCCCATCGCGGATGGCCACATCGCCATAGAACCAGGAGTTGCCGGAACCGTCGATGATCTTGCCGCCCATGAGCAGCAGATCATACGTTTGCGCGGCCAGCGGGGCAACGGACAGAACAAAAGCAGAAAGAAACAGGAAGAGCGAGCGCATGGCGTTTAGGTTTTGTACGCATTGAAAATAAGGGATGACCGGCAGTTATGCCAACATAAATGCCTCTATCTTTGCCGGCTCATGACGTCATCGCGCGAACAACTGCAGAAAACCCTGGAGCTCATCAAACTCGAGCGCCAGGCCGACCTGGAATATTACCGGCAGAAAGTATTACTCCGGTCGCTCCACCAACGTACCCAGGATGGCACCACCTGGTATCCCCTGCGTTTGAAGCGCGACTACATCGGCACGGGCGAACGCCTCATCATCGAAGTAGAGCGCACCACTCACCGTGAACAACCCCACGCCTTCCAAAGCGGAAAATCGGTGAATGTTTTCTCCAACGGCTCCGGCAAACCGGACCGCGACCACGTCAGCGGTGTCATCAACTATGTGCGCGACGACAACATGGTCATCACTCTCAATGCCGAAGAGTTGCCCGATTGGATTGGCGACACACTGCTCGGCGTGGACGTGATGTTCGAGGAAATGACCTATCGCGAAATGGAGTTCGCCTTGAAAGAGGTGATGAAGGCCGAAGAAGATCGCGTGGCCGGACTGCGCGAGATCCTTTTGGGAACGGCTACGGCCCAGCGCGAAAAAGAACGCCCTGAAAAGCCCGCGCCCACGCCCGGGCTGAATGCCAGCCAGCAGCAAGCCCTCGACCGCATCGATGGCATGGATGTCGGCTTTATTCATGGACCACCCGGAACCGGCAAAACAACAACCCTCGTGCAGGCCATCGCGCGCACGGTCAGGGAAGAGCAACAAGTGTTGGTCTGCGCACCCAGCAACGCCGCCGTGGATCTGCTCACCGACAAATTGAGCGAACAGCAACTGAGTGTCCTCCGCATCGGCCACCCTGCCCGCGTGACCGAACAAACGCTCAGCAAAACGCTCGACGTACGCATCTCCGAGCATGCCCACTACCAGGAACTTCGCGCCCTGCGAAAAAAAATGGAGCAACTCCGCAGCTCGGCCTTAAAATTCAAGCGCGACTTCGGCTACCAGGAACGTCAACAACGCAAGATGCTGCTCCAGGAATCCAAAGCGTTGAAAGCCGACGCTGACTTACTGGAATTCTATATTGTGAACGACTTACTGCAAAACACGCAAGTGATCTGCTGCACGCTGGTAGGCTCGTCGCACCCTGTGCTGCGGGGCAAGAAGTTCAAGACCGTATTCATCGACGAAGCGGCCCAGGCATTGGAACCGGCGTGTTGGATCCCCATCCTGCGGAGTCGACGCGTGATCTTTGCGGGCGACCATCAACAGCTTCCGCCCACCATCAAATCCAACGAGGCGGCGAAGCAAGGCCTTGCCAAAACGCTTTTCGAAAAAGGCATGGGCCGCCAGCCGCAAACATCCACCATGCTCACCGTGCAATATCGCATGCACGAATCCATCATGAAGTTCTCGTCAACCTATTTCTACCAGGACGAACTCGTTGCCGACGACAGCGTGAAACACGAATTGCTACGACCCAATGAGGCTCCCATCGATTTCATCGACACCGCCGGCTGTGGCTTCACGGAAGAACAAGACGAAGAAACCCTGAGCCGCTTTAACGAAGAGGAAGGACGTTTACTGATGAGCCAGGTGGAGGCGCTGGTCGAAGGGATTGGCCAGGATCAATGGATGGACCGCGGCCTTACGCTGGGAATCATCACGCCCTATCGCGCACAAGTTGACTACCTGCATAAAC carries:
- a CDS encoding PH domain-containing protein codes for the protein MRKTYQSKVGLILCAAIALPILLPLIITPFDPNGLIVGLILASVIALPFLFGTHYRIQGHVLEIRCAFIIRIDVDILRITRVSKTRNPISAPALSLDRMEIIYGNGLRHVIISPKDKMGFVHSLKAINDRITVSGVSDQASSIL
- a CDS encoding AAA domain-containing protein: MTSSREQLQKTLELIKLERQADLEYYRQKVLLRSLHQRTQDGTTWYPLRLKRDYIGTGERLIIEVERTTHREQPHAFQSGKSVNVFSNGSGKPDRDHVSGVINYVRDDNMVITLNAEELPDWIGDTLLGVDVMFEEMTYREMEFALKEVMKAEEDRVAGLREILLGTATAQREKERPEKPAPTPGLNASQQQALDRIDGMDVGFIHGPPGTGKTTTLVQAIARTVREEQQVLVCAPSNAAVDLLTDKLSEQQLSVLRIGHPARVTEQTLSKTLDVRISEHAHYQELRALRKKMEQLRSSALKFKRDFGYQERQQRKMLLQESKALKADADLLEFYIVNDLLQNTQVICCTLVGSSHPVLRGKKFKTVFIDEAAQALEPACWIPILRSRRVIFAGDHQQLPPTIKSNEAAKQGLAKTLFEKGMGRQPQTSTMLTVQYRMHESIMKFSSTYFYQDELVADDSVKHELLRPNEAPIDFIDTAGCGFTEEQDEETLSRFNEEEGRLLMSQVEALVEGIGQDQWMDRGLTLGIITPYRAQVDYLHKLAESSATLEPLHRLVTINTVDAFQGQERDVIAISFVRSNDKSEVGFLGDIRRTNVAMTRARKKLIMIGDSATLGSHPFYLDLIEYVQEGGFYKSAFEIMG
- a CDS encoding N-acyl-D-amino-acid deacylase family protein, coding for MRSLFLFLSAFVLSVAPLAAQTYDLLLMGGKIIDGSGNSWFYGDVAIRDGKIVAVGKLNAAQARKVLDVKGLVVAPGFIDVHTHIEGNDLTVPTAGNFIYDGVTSVVTGNCGSSNTELARYFGQLDSVKTSVNVATLIGHNSVRRAVMGDTQRDPSPEEQKKMEALVEQAMKDGAVGFSTGLIYVPGTYSKTPEVIGLAKAASLYNGVYASHIRDEGDHVTQAIEEAINIGRQAHMPVEISHFKVTYKPNWGRSANTLAQVEQARREGIDVTVDQYPYVASSTSLNTVLPTWAFSGGTDSLHFRLNNATIHQKIKTEMLATLKGKQLKSYSYAVVARYSADTLMNGKNISEVNLAKGRKAKAVEEAETILEMIDKGGAQMVFFSMNEDDLRNIMKYPFNMFASDAGIIRFGSGVPHPRGYGTNARVLGRYVRDQKVIPLEEAVRRMTSLPAQKFQLRDRGLLREGMAADLVVFDEKTVGDESTFSMPHVYSTGFRYVIVNGQLVVDEGKHTGTRSGVVLHGPGFVMAR